From Chryseobacterium gallinarum, one genomic window encodes:
- a CDS encoding transglycosylase domain-containing protein, with amino-acid sequence MEENKKNAGSKGKTFPLPPKKKKDTSWKKWVSFIWIGLIAVVLGISGLFFAVSQGFLGEMPDVKELENPDIFVASEIISSDGVTLGKFEKEKTQPIVYKDLPPYLIYALQAKEDERFKEHSGIDLYSVARAIAYGGGRGGGSTITQQLAKLLFTGNASQNKLERGFQKLKEWVVAVSLEKRYTKEEIITLYFNKFDFLFNANGIEMASRVYFNKKTSELTLPEAATFVAMLENPRKNNPYRYPEKAKERRNVVLDQMQKTGYIDAATYEKAVNTPVEVDFHPIKSITDGYSAYYKFYLRKEIDKYLEANEKETGKKLNLYKDGLKIYVTLDSKMQKYAEEAIKEHLTDLQKRFDAEQRGRKNRPFYYLTDKQINDVMVQAMKRTGRYKLLKADGMPEDSIMMEFKKPIKTSRFTWNGEEEVEMSPWDSIRYHKQIAQAGLMSMVPGTGEIKAWVGGIDWQHFQYDHIKQGKRQVGSTFKPFVYATAIMKLGMTPCSTVSNGTYDHKGWHVPGRGGMLTLKDALAHSQNPVAARLIEMTGVDAVIQTARDLGVTEDIPRNNTIALGSSDITIYEMLGAYSTFANYGNYNKPEMIWRIEDANGRVIKEVNVEPKEVMNPMYAYTMIELMKGVAQYGTASGELGRRGISKAVEIAAKTGTTQNNSDGWFMGITPKLATGAWVGWEDRATHFYGTGEGQGARMALPIWAIFMKKVWADKSLGITPDDKFTKPSDWKDGCSNLKGLGGGYGDDGSLQTIDEIKNPRPVDPTPKKPVEKKEENINENLHSNDEIDFNK; translated from the coding sequence ATGGAAGAAAACAAAAAAAATGCAGGAAGTAAGGGGAAAACGTTTCCTCTGCCTCCCAAGAAAAAGAAAGATACCTCTTGGAAAAAATGGGTCTCATTTATTTGGATTGGACTCATTGCAGTAGTTTTAGGAATTTCAGGACTTTTCTTTGCTGTTTCTCAAGGATTTCTTGGGGAAATGCCGGATGTAAAGGAACTTGAAAATCCGGACATCTTTGTCGCTTCTGAAATTATCTCTTCAGACGGGGTTACTTTAGGTAAATTTGAAAAAGAAAAAACACAACCTATAGTTTATAAAGATCTTCCTCCCTATCTTATTTATGCTCTTCAGGCTAAAGAGGACGAACGCTTTAAAGAACATTCAGGAATTGATTTATATTCCGTTGCCAGAGCCATAGCATACGGTGGAGGACGTGGTGGAGGTTCCACCATTACCCAGCAGCTTGCCAAACTTCTTTTCACAGGAAATGCTTCTCAGAACAAACTTGAAAGAGGTTTCCAAAAACTTAAGGAATGGGTAGTGGCCGTAAGCCTTGAAAAAAGATATACAAAAGAGGAAATCATCACTCTTTATTTTAATAAATTCGACTTCCTTTTCAATGCCAATGGTATTGAAATGGCGTCCAGAGTGTATTTTAACAAAAAAACTTCAGAGCTAACGCTGCCTGAAGCTGCTACTTTTGTAGCAATGCTTGAAAATCCCAGAAAGAACAATCCTTACAGGTATCCTGAAAAAGCAAAGGAAAGAAGAAATGTAGTATTGGACCAGATGCAGAAAACGGGCTATATTGATGCTGCAACCTATGAAAAAGCAGTCAATACACCTGTTGAGGTAGATTTCCACCCTATTAAAAGTATTACTGACGGATATTCTGCATACTATAAATTCTATCTGAGAAAAGAGATCGACAAATATCTTGAGGCCAACGAAAAAGAAACAGGCAAGAAACTGAATCTTTATAAAGACGGACTAAAAATATATGTGACCCTTGATTCTAAAATGCAAAAGTATGCTGAAGAAGCAATCAAAGAGCACTTAACTGATCTCCAGAAAAGATTTGATGCGGAACAGAGAGGCAGGAAAAACAGACCTTTCTATTACCTTACAGACAAACAGATTAATGATGTAATGGTTCAGGCCATGAAAAGGACCGGCCGCTACAAATTACTGAAAGCTGACGGTATGCCTGAAGACTCCATCATGATGGAATTCAAGAAACCGATCAAAACATCAAGATTTACATGGAACGGAGAGGAAGAGGTTGAAATGTCACCTTGGGACTCTATCAGATACCATAAACAAATTGCTCAGGCAGGACTAATGTCAATGGTTCCGGGAACCGGAGAGATCAAAGCATGGGTAGGTGGTATCGACTGGCAGCACTTCCAATACGATCATATCAAACAAGGTAAAAGACAGGTAGGATCTACTTTCAAACCTTTCGTATATGCAACTGCCATTATGAAACTGGGAATGACACCTTGTTCAACCGTTTCCAACGGGACCTACGATCACAAAGGATGGCATGTACCGGGAAGAGGAGGAATGCTTACGTTAAAAGACGCATTGGCACACTCTCAAAACCCTGTTGCTGCAAGACTTATTGAAATGACGGGCGTAGATGCTGTTATTCAAACTGCAAGAGATCTTGGTGTCACAGAAGATATTCCAAGAAACAACACTATTGCCTTAGGTTCATCAGATATCACTATTTATGAGATGCTTGGAGCCTACAGTACTTTTGCTAACTATGGTAACTATAATAAACCGGAAATGATCTGGAGAATTGAAGACGCCAACGGAAGAGTCATCAAGGAAGTAAACGTAGAGCCGAAAGAAGTAATGAACCCTATGTATGCCTACACCATGATTGAACTCATGAAAGGTGTTGCGCAATACGGAACCGCTTCCGGTGAACTGGGAAGAAGAGGAATTTCAAAAGCAGTAGAGATTGCTGCCAAAACAGGTACCACTCAAAATAACTCTGACGGATGGTTTATGGGAATCACTCCTAAATTAGCAACCGGAGCATGGGTTGGATGGGAAGATAGAGCAACCCACTTCTATGGTACAGGTGAAGGACAGGGAGCCAGAATGGCATTACCAATCTGGGCCATCTTCATGAAGAAGGTCTGGGCGGATAAGAGCTTAGGAATTACACCTGATGATAAGTTTACCAAACCTTCTGACTGGAAAGACGGATGTTCAAACCTTAAAGGCCTTGGAGGAGGATATGGGGATGACGGAAGCCTTCAGACCATCGATGAGATTAAAAATCCAAGACCGGTAGACCCTACTCCTAAAAAACCGGTAGAAAAGAAAGAAGAAAACATTAATGAAAATCTTCACTCGAATGATGAGATAGACTTCAATAAATAA
- a CDS encoding OmpP1/FadL family transporter: MKKILVSTALLAGVLSYAGGFRVSLQGVKQLAMAHTSAHAEDASVTFFNPAGMSFIPSKLSIVAGGFGASNKVTFQNLNTLQSTETDNPLGTPIYAAITYKPLENLSVGFSFSTPFGSTIQWPENWEGKEMVQKMELKSYYFQPMVSVKLAPWLSFGASYIYARGKVDWDKAVTQFDGQVNINDEKATGHGYGFGFYFRPDPKLDVSVAYRSPVDMKAKNGTATFKFPSQSVYSQLKLNAAGQDAFSATLPLVEEYTIGLTYKVTPKWQVSADFNYHGWERYSRLTLDFANAPIGNQADPTILVNPKNFKNSKTFRLGTQYAFSNMIYGRLGAYYDESPYTNENFIPETPSFDTYVITGGVGFKLKQFGIDIAGGYAMPQYRNVNNANLGFYGQAKARAFYFGLGLSYNPF; this comes from the coding sequence ATGAAAAAAATATTAGTATCAACTGCTTTATTGGCGGGCGTTTTATCTTACGCAGGAGGCTTCAGGGTATCTCTGCAAGGGGTAAAGCAATTGGCAATGGCGCATACTAGTGCTCATGCCGAAGATGCGAGTGTGACATTCTTTAACCCGGCGGGTATGTCATTTATCCCTTCCAAGCTGAGTATAGTAGCAGGAGGGTTTGGTGCAAGTAATAAAGTTACTTTTCAAAACTTAAATACGTTACAAAGTACAGAAACGGATAACCCTTTAGGGACTCCTATCTATGCAGCGATTACTTATAAACCACTGGAAAACCTATCAGTAGGTTTCAGCTTTTCAACGCCTTTCGGAAGTACCATTCAATGGCCTGAAAACTGGGAAGGTAAGGAAATGGTACAAAAAATGGAATTGAAGAGTTATTATTTTCAGCCAATGGTTTCTGTGAAGCTGGCTCCATGGTTATCTTTCGGTGCAAGCTATATCTATGCGAGAGGAAAGGTAGATTGGGATAAAGCGGTAACGCAGTTCGACGGTCAGGTTAATATCAATGATGAAAAAGCAACCGGACACGGATATGGTTTCGGATTCTACTTCAGGCCTGATCCTAAGCTGGATGTAAGTGTGGCTTACCGTTCACCGGTGGATATGAAAGCCAAAAACGGTACAGCGACTTTCAAATTTCCGTCGCAGTCTGTTTATTCCCAGCTGAAACTCAACGCTGCCGGACAGGATGCTTTCTCGGCAACACTTCCACTGGTTGAAGAATATACAATAGGGTTAACTTATAAAGTAACTCCGAAATGGCAGGTTTCTGCAGATTTCAACTATCACGGATGGGAAAGATACAGCAGGCTGACTTTGGATTTTGCCAATGCACCGATTGGAAATCAGGCAGACCCGACGATTCTTGTGAATCCTAAGAATTTTAAAAATTCAAAAACATTCAGACTGGGGACCCAGTATGCATTCAGCAATATGATCTATGGACGATTAGGTGCTTATTATGATGAATCACCTTATACCAACGAAAACTTTATTCCGGAAACCCCTTCATTTGATACCTATGTGATTACAGGTGGGGTAGGATTTAAGCTGAAGCAATTCGGAATTGATATTGCGGGAGGATATGCTATGCCTCAATATAGAAATGTGAACAACGCTAACCTTGGATTCTACGGACAGGCAAAAGCAAGAGCGTTTTACTTTGGTCTAGGTTTATCTTATAATCCTTTTTAA
- a CDS encoding T9SS type A sorting domain-containing protein: MKRILLSITALFIGSSAFSQYWGTQNSGFAAPSRGISGLEVYDANTVWAFALDGISTTTNVQEFTKTSNGGTTWTAGTINIGNPALRITNISGVSATTAWVGAFNNSTGIGGVWKTSDGGVTWVNQKMLNTPGESWTNYVHFFDANNGIVGGDPENGEFEIYTTSNGGTTWTRVPAANLPDPLVDEYGYNNGYYAVGNNIFFYTDQGRIYKSTDKGQTWTVLATNTLISDFGGSAESGDMAWSDANTGIILKRTTTTLNLYTTTDGGANWAPVTFTGITAANKINDITYIPGTNILVATSSDATAGGSWKSTNNGVTWTALDTGVQHLGVRCSDANTCYSGGFSTSATVGGMFKSLQTLSTGEVKNMIKHAISIYPNPTKGEITIRTDKKIKKTSVLDMSGKTVTTNDSGNADISSLPKGTYLLKADFSDGTSTTEKVIKQ; this comes from the coding sequence ATGAAAAGAATTCTACTCTCTATTACTGCCTTATTTATAGGCTCATCAGCATTTTCCCAGTATTGGGGCACTCAAAACTCCGGGTTTGCGGCTCCATCAAGAGGAATTAGCGGACTCGAAGTATATGACGCCAATACCGTTTGGGCATTTGCCCTTGATGGAATAAGCACAACCACCAATGTACAGGAGTTTACAAAAACCTCTAATGGTGGTACCACATGGACGGCAGGAACCATTAATATCGGTAATCCTGCTTTAAGAATTACCAACATTTCAGGAGTAAGTGCTACCACAGCCTGGGTAGGAGCATTCAATAACAGCACCGGGATCGGAGGGGTCTGGAAAACCAGTGATGGAGGAGTAACCTGGGTGAACCAAAAAATGTTGAACACCCCCGGTGAATCCTGGACCAACTATGTTCATTTCTTCGATGCCAACAATGGCATTGTCGGAGGAGATCCGGAAAACGGAGAATTCGAAATTTACACAACGTCTAATGGAGGCACTACCTGGACAAGGGTTCCTGCTGCTAACCTTCCGGACCCATTAGTTGATGAATATGGATATAACAACGGATATTATGCGGTGGGAAATAATATTTTTTTCTATACAGACCAAGGCAGAATCTATAAATCAACAGATAAGGGTCAGACGTGGACCGTACTGGCAACCAACACACTCATCAGCGACTTTGGCGGAAGCGCAGAAAGCGGAGATATGGCCTGGAGTGATGCCAACACAGGAATCATTCTGAAAAGAACCACAACCACCTTAAATCTTTATACCACAACTGACGGAGGTGCAAACTGGGCTCCCGTAACTTTTACAGGAATCACAGCAGCTAACAAAATCAATGACATAACTTATATTCCGGGTACCAATATTCTTGTCGCTACAAGTTCAGATGCTACCGCCGGCGGTTCCTGGAAAAGCACCAACAACGGAGTTACATGGACAGCCCTTGATACAGGTGTACAACACCTGGGCGTAAGATGTTCCGACGCAAACACCTGTTACTCTGGAGGATTTAGTACTTCTGCAACGGTTGGAGGAATGTTCAAATCTCTTCAGACACTTTCTACAGGCGAAGTTAAAAACATGATAAAACATGCTATTTCCATTTATCCTAACCCTACAAAAGGTGAAATTACCATTAGAACTGATAAAAAAATAAAGAAGACCTCAGTTCTTGATATGTCTGGCAAAACCGTTACTACGAACGATTCCGGAAATGCAGATATTTCCTCACTTCCAAAAGGTACCTATCTGCTAAAGGCAGACTTCTCAGACGGAACTTCTACAACAGAAAAAGTAATAAAACAATAA
- a CDS encoding protein adenylyltransferase SelO — protein sequence MNIERINQPFIRKFPGDFSNNPMQRNTPKVVFATVNPAGFDHPQLIAFNEALSEEIGLGKYEEKDLGFLVGNDLPENIQPYATAYAGHQFGNWAGQLGDGRAIFAGEIINDTGKRTEIQWKGAGATPYSRHADGRAVLRSSVREYLMSEAMYHLRVPTTRALSLAFTGEDVVRDMMYNGNPQLEKGAVVIRTAESFLRFGHFELMSAQREYKTLQELADFTIENYYPEITSTDQQKYKDFFESICIRTANLIIEWFRVGFVHGVMNTDNMSVLGLTIDYGPYSMMDEYDLNFTPNTTDLPGRRYAFGKQGQIAQWNLWQLANALHPLIKDEKFLEDTLNHFGSYFWENHDKMLCQKFGFDQLREDDEEFFTNWQALMQELQLDYTLFFNELEKLSDNTHSPEYFKQLSYLPWDQEKQRKLENFFTSYQNRISLNVISKEDSLMIMRKANPKFILRNYLLYECIEEISQGSTEMLEKLTKALENPYEELYPEFSTKRPTGYNGISGCSTLSCSS from the coding sequence ATGAATATCGAACGCATCAACCAACCTTTCATAAGGAAATTCCCAGGAGATTTTTCCAATAATCCCATGCAAAGAAATACTCCCAAAGTAGTTTTTGCCACCGTCAACCCTGCAGGATTTGATCATCCTCAATTAATTGCTTTTAACGAAGCGCTTTCTGAAGAAATAGGATTAGGAAAATATGAAGAAAAAGACCTGGGCTTCCTGGTAGGAAATGATCTTCCTGAAAATATCCAACCCTATGCAACAGCTTATGCCGGTCATCAATTCGGGAACTGGGCAGGCCAGCTTGGAGACGGAAGAGCTATTTTTGCGGGAGAAATCATTAATGATACAGGAAAGAGAACCGAAATACAATGGAAAGGCGCAGGTGCAACCCCCTATTCAAGACATGCGGACGGCAGAGCTGTATTAAGGTCTTCCGTAAGGGAATATCTGATGAGTGAAGCCATGTACCATCTGAGAGTTCCTACCACAAGAGCATTAAGCCTTGCATTTACAGGAGAGGATGTTGTACGTGATATGATGTATAACGGAAATCCGCAACTGGAAAAAGGAGCCGTTGTCATCAGGACTGCCGAAAGTTTTCTCCGTTTCGGACACTTCGAGCTTATGTCTGCCCAGAGAGAATATAAAACCCTACAAGAACTTGCCGACTTTACTATTGAAAATTACTATCCCGAGATCACTTCGACTGATCAACAGAAATATAAAGATTTTTTCGAAAGTATCTGTATACGTACCGCCAATCTCATTATCGAGTGGTTCAGAGTAGGATTTGTACATGGAGTAATGAACACAGACAATATGTCTGTTTTAGGGCTTACTATTGATTATGGGCCCTATTCAATGATGGATGAGTATGATCTGAATTTTACTCCTAATACCACAGATCTTCCCGGTAGAAGATATGCCTTCGGGAAACAAGGCCAGATAGCCCAATGGAATCTCTGGCAGCTGGCCAATGCCCTTCACCCTTTAATTAAAGATGAAAAATTCCTGGAAGATACTTTGAATCATTTTGGCTCCTATTTCTGGGAAAACCATGATAAAATGCTTTGCCAGAAATTCGGATTTGACCAGCTTCGAGAAGATGACGAAGAATTCTTTACCAACTGGCAGGCTTTAATGCAGGAGCTACAGCTGGATTATACCCTGTTCTTCAATGAACTGGAAAAGTTATCTGATAATACTCATAGCCCGGAATACTTTAAGCAGCTTTCTTACCTTCCATGGGATCAGGAAAAGCAAAGAAAACTTGAAAACTTTTTTACATCCTATCAAAACAGAATAAGTTTAAATGTAATTTCAAAAGAAGATTCCCTGATGATAATGAGAAAAGCAAATCCCAAATTCATTCTCAGGAATTACCTGCTTTATGAATGTATTGAAGAGATTAGCCAGGGCAGCACAGAAATGCTGGAAAAGTTAACGAAAGCATTGGAAAATCCTTATGAAGAGCTATATCCTGAATTTTCCACCAAAAGGCCAACCGGCTACAATGGCATTAGCGGATGTTCTACTCTTTCCTGCAGTTCCTGA
- a CDS encoding DUF6080 domain-containing protein, whose product MPFIKTKIINFFKLIFPSTYSELAVFLFFITCYGILGSYIAFHYRIIFDSRIPWDAYFSFDNKSILMTGGSFERHPLSYYFFNWIREFALFISDGKTDVTFRLTLAWLSNLMISLTMVQVFKYLKNIIRLPQRVSVLIILFFGIFSTNIILSFTPENFTYTLFLLTLYNYYAAIKLRKEEKTPATALSLAAITIGGLTITNFVKVFIPVLFEKGLFKNWKRSGNAVIRVFIATVCYVLLYLNRIDFKYENIFSKTNQQYEKFSNVQTMPTWDMIMSFFFGGNILFPGFIMTDKHNMKGFAYKGLYMDLYSSAFSYLFIVILLILISWSYLKNFKNKWVQVIMISFFMDIIIHCIMRFGLHTSYIYGGHFVFIYPLMMGWLFYAYKTSPKIMSLLTLTISLLFIYLFFNNGFRMSEFFWFMETYYQ is encoded by the coding sequence GTGCCTTTTATCAAAACAAAAATCATTAATTTTTTTAAACTGATTTTCCCTTCCACTTATTCCGAGCTGGCTGTTTTCCTGTTTTTTATAACCTGTTATGGAATTTTAGGCTCTTATATTGCCTTTCATTACAGAATTATATTTGACAGCAGAATTCCATGGGATGCTTATTTCAGCTTTGACAACAAATCTATTCTTATGACAGGAGGAAGCTTTGAAAGACATCCTCTCTCCTATTATTTTTTCAACTGGATCCGGGAATTTGCCCTGTTCATTTCAGATGGGAAAACGGATGTTACCTTCAGATTAACCCTGGCGTGGCTCAGCAATCTTATGATTAGCCTTACTATGGTACAGGTTTTTAAATATTTAAAAAATATCATCCGCCTTCCTCAAAGGGTAAGCGTTCTTATTATCTTATTCTTTGGTATTTTTTCAACCAATATTATTTTGTCCTTTACCCCGGAAAACTTCACCTACACTCTGTTTTTGCTGACTTTATACAATTATTATGCAGCCATAAAGCTCAGAAAAGAAGAAAAGACACCTGCAACTGCCCTGTCACTGGCTGCAATTACCATTGGAGGGCTTACTATAACCAACTTTGTAAAAGTTTTCATCCCGGTACTTTTTGAAAAAGGGCTTTTTAAGAATTGGAAAAGATCAGGCAATGCTGTTATCAGGGTATTTATTGCAACGGTTTGCTATGTATTACTGTATCTGAACAGGATTGATTTTAAATACGAAAACATCTTTTCGAAAACCAACCAGCAGTATGAAAAGTTCTCCAATGTGCAAACCATGCCGACATGGGATATGATTATGTCTTTCTTTTTCGGAGGAAACATTTTATTTCCAGGGTTTATTATGACAGACAAACACAACATGAAAGGTTTTGCCTACAAAGGTCTTTATATGGATCTGTATTCCTCGGCATTTTCTTACCTGTTTATTGTCATACTATTGATCCTGATCTCATGGAGTTATCTCAAAAATTTCAAAAACAAGTGGGTACAGGTTATTATGATTTCTTTTTTCATGGATATTATCATCCACTGCATTATGCGATTTGGTTTGCATACTTCGTACATCTATGGCGGTCACTTTGTTTTTATTTATCCATTGATGATGGGATGGCTTTTTTATGCCTACAAAACATCACCCAAAATCATGTCACTCCTGACTTTAACGATAAGCCTGCTATTCATATACCTGTTCTTCAACAATGGTTTCAGAATGTCGGAGTTCTTCTGGTTTATGGAAACCTATTACCAATAA
- a CDS encoding PSP1 domain-containing protein → MSCGCKTSGDSAHSCGPKKTASGCENVNTCGNSYKLSVFDWLSNINNPAPNRCDFVEVRFKNDRKSFYKNVNNIPLHIGSVVTVESSPGHDVGVVSLTGELVKIQMKKKKFSEESALKIYRQANQKDLEVWQEARKKEDGVKLEARKIAQRLGLEMKVTDVEYQGDASKITFYYTADNRVDFRQLIKDYAGSFRTKIDMKQIGFRQEAAKVGGIGSCGRELCCSTWLTDFRSVNTNVARYQQLSINPQKLAGQCGKLKCCLNYELDSYLDALSHFPSSSTTLETEKGKAFCIKIDVFKKKMWFAYVENSIAWYDFDIDLVKKLISKNKRGEKTPPLEELKQPESSVQSIDLIQENNMDRFEKKNRGNRNKNNQNRQNNNQQGQGQKRNRPERQERTEKSENPNPHTGNQNKQQKPQPQPKAAVEKAEVNTDADKKPQNPNKKKFKKKYPPKKDKNA, encoded by the coding sequence ATGAGTTGTGGATGTAAAACATCCGGCGATTCTGCACATTCTTGTGGTCCTAAGAAAACCGCAAGTGGCTGTGAAAATGTAAATACCTGCGGGAATAGTTATAAATTAAGTGTTTTTGACTGGCTTTCTAACATCAACAACCCTGCACCGAACAGGTGTGATTTTGTAGAAGTTAGGTTTAAAAATGACAGGAAATCTTTTTATAAAAATGTAAATAATATCCCTTTACATATAGGCAGCGTAGTTACAGTAGAATCAAGTCCGGGACACGATGTAGGCGTTGTAAGCCTTACAGGAGAATTAGTAAAGATTCAGATGAAAAAGAAAAAGTTTTCTGAAGAATCTGCACTCAAAATATACAGACAGGCCAACCAAAAAGATCTTGAGGTATGGCAGGAAGCAAGAAAAAAAGAAGACGGCGTAAAGCTTGAGGCAAGGAAAATTGCTCAGAGACTGGGCCTTGAAATGAAAGTTACTGATGTAGAATATCAGGGAGATGCTTCAAAAATCACTTTTTATTATACTGCTGACAACCGGGTAGACTTCAGACAGCTAATCAAGGATTACGCCGGGTCTTTCAGAACGAAAATCGATATGAAACAGATCGGTTTCAGACAGGAAGCAGCCAAGGTAGGAGGTATCGGCTCTTGTGGACGTGAACTTTGCTGTTCCACGTGGCTTACTGATTTCAGATCAGTAAACACAAATGTCGCAAGATATCAGCAATTAAGTATCAATCCTCAGAAGCTGGCGGGGCAATGCGGAAAACTCAAATGCTGTCTTAACTACGAACTGGACAGTTACCTAGATGCACTAAGCCATTTCCCTTCCTCCTCTACAACACTGGAAACAGAAAAAGGAAAAGCATTCTGTATCAAAATAGATGTTTTCAAAAAGAAAATGTGGTTTGCTTACGTAGAAAACTCTATTGCCTGGTATGATTTTGATATTGATCTTGTCAAAAAGCTGATTTCGAAAAATAAAAGAGGTGAAAAAACCCCTCCTTTGGAAGAATTGAAGCAACCTGAATCTTCTGTGCAAAGTATTGACCTTATTCAGGAGAATAATATGGATCGCTTTGAAAAGAAAAACAGGGGAAATAGAAACAAAAACAATCAAAACAGGCAAAATAACAATCAGCAGGGACAAGGACAAAAAAGAAACAGACCGGAGAGACAGGAACGGACTGAAAAATCTGAAAATCCTAATCCTCATACAGGGAACCAGAATAAACAACAAAAGCCTCAGCCTCAGCCAAAAGCCGCTGTAGAAAAGGCAGAAGTTAATACAGATGCTGATAAAAAGCCACAAAACCCGAATAAGAAAAAGTTTAAAAAGAAATATCCTCCAAAAAAAGATAAAAATGCATAA
- a CDS encoding gliding motility lipoprotein GldH, producing the protein MHKILGLFSLIFFLGCNSSQGEDIIMNSVDNKWNKKSEQKFNLEISDPQNPKNIIFVVRNNNDYPYSNIRLIVNFTDIQNKKKETDTLNYILAKPNGEWLGTGFGDTKETLFQYKLKYRFPAKGKYEIGLIQAMRNDNLPGIEDIGVKIETAKP; encoded by the coding sequence ATGCATAAAATTTTAGGATTATTTTCCCTTATCTTTTTCTTGGGCTGTAATTCTTCCCAGGGAGAAGACATTATCATGAATTCTGTTGATAATAAATGGAATAAGAAAAGCGAGCAAAAATTTAATCTTGAAATTTCAGATCCGCAGAATCCTAAAAATATTATATTTGTCGTAAGAAACAATAATGATTACCCCTATAGCAATATAAGGTTAATTGTTAATTTCACCGACATTCAAAATAAGAAAAAGGAGACGGACACTTTAAATTATATCCTGGCAAAACCAAATGGAGAATGGCTTGGTACAGGCTTTGGTGACACAAAAGAAACATTGTTTCAATATAAGTTGAAGTACAGGTTTCCTGCAAAAGGAAAATATGAAATCGGCCTTATCCAGGCGATGAGAAATGACAACCTTCCGGGAATAGAAGATATTGGAGTAAAAATAGAAACGGCTAAACCGTAA